A window from Fragaria vesca subsp. vesca linkage group LG5, FraVesHawaii_1.0, whole genome shotgun sequence encodes these proteins:
- the LOC101299388 gene encoding uncharacterized protein LOC101299388, which produces MATMSRPMASRSNREGRGHAFPVDSPSFCLKIVTGVDLQDGKELPEPAVRKYGNCMEDSIFLKVPNCETSWPVELKKTIRHSRIWLQKGWEQFTDFYSVDQDYFIVFSYEGKHSHFQVHIFHNNNMEIDYPICGGGGGGCMSNLQGSSFPSASSAARDQNSNNLQGFHGANKYKVDKPRFWITMTASYLSVYLNIPAHFTIKNLCGIGSSCNVTLQIEGKRTWTVLCSVSKCGLKARFNPAGWKAFVKDNQLEAGDHCRFELIGERKLKVVIS; this is translated from the exons ATGGCCACAATGTCACGCCCAATGGCTTCTCGGAGCAACAGAGAGGGAAGAGGACATGCCTTCCCGGTGGACTCTCCAAGCTTCTGCTTGAAGATTGTTACTGGTGTGGATCTCCAAGATGGGAAG GAACTCCCGGAGCCAGCTGTGAGGAAGTATGGGAATTGTATGGAAGACTCCATATTCCTCAAGGTTCCCAATTGCGAAACTTCATGGCCAGTAGAACTGAAAAAAACGATTCGTCATAGCCGAATCTGGCTACAGAAAGGATGGGAACAGTTCACAGACTTTTACTCCGTAGACCAAGATTACTTCATAGTGTTCAGCTATGAAGGAAAACATTCTCATTTCCAAGTACACATTTTCCACAACAACAATATGGAAATAGATTACCCAATTTGTGGAGGAG GAGGCGGTGGATGTATGTCTAATTTACAAGGTAGCTCCTTTCCCTCTGCGTCATCTGCTGCTAGAGACCAAAACAGTAACAACCTACAAGGCTTTCATGGAGCTAACAAGTACAAAGTTGACAAGCCAAGATTTTGGATCACAATGACTGCATCATACTTGTCAGTTTACTTG AACATACCTGCACATTTCACTATTAAAAATCTGTGTGGGATAGGGTCTTCTTGCAATGTGACTTTACAAATTGAAGGTAAGAGAACTTGGACTGTTCTTTGTAGTGTTAGCAAATGTGGGTTAAAAGCAAGATTCAATCCTGCTGGTTGGAAAGCATTTGTTAAGGACAATCAATTGGAAGCAGGTGATCATTGTCGGTTCGAGTTGATAGGCGAACGTAAGCTCAAAGTCGTCATATCCTGA
- the LOC101299681 gene encoding probable protein phosphatase 2C 8-like, whose translation MSEAIEEPKQKQKQKRESESGDSSSVAKKVKLEHGQDPEVESSEREVGFEIEAEAAEDKGLRQSMEDAWVVLLDASLGFKGKLRCAHFAVYDGHGGRLAAEYAQKHLHANVLSAGLPRELLNVKAAKKAILDGFRKTDEAILQESAAVGWQDGATAVCVWILGKTVFVANIGDAKAVVARSSPVDGLQNGSDEARLLKAIVLTREHKAIYAQERARIQKAGGSVGSNGRLQGRLEVSRAFGDRQFKKFGVVATPDIHSFDLTEREHFIILGCDGLWGVIGPSDAVDFVQKQLKEGLPVMAISRSLVREAVRERRCKDNCTAIIILLRHK comes from the exons ATGAGTGAAGCCATTGAAGAACCGAAGCAGAAGCAGAAGCAGAAGCGTGAGAGTGAATCTGGGGATTCGAGCTCTGTTGCGAAGAAGGTGAAATTGGAACATGGGCAAGACCCAGAAGTGGAATCGAGTGAAAGGGAAGTGGGTTTTGAAATTGAAGCTGAGGCGGCAGAGGATAAGGGGTTGAGGCAGAGCATGGAGGACGCGTGGGTTGTGCTTTTGGATGCCAGCTTGGGATTTAAGGGGAAATTGAG GTGTGCACATTTTGCGGTTTATGATGGGCATGGAGGTCGGTTAGCTGCAGAGTATGCTCAGAAGCATTTGCATGCCAATGTGCTTTCGGCTGGATTACCACGTGAGTTG TTGAATGTGAAAGCTGCCAAGAAAGCCATTCTTGATG GTTTTCGGAAAACTGATGAGGCTATTCTTCAAGAAAGTGCTGCAG TGGGATGGCAAGATGGTGCTACAGCTGTATGTGTTTGGATATTAGGAAAAACA GTATTTGTTGCTAATATTGGGGATGCAAAAGCTGTGGTAGCAAGATCATCTCCTGTTGATGGATTGCAAAATGGTTCTGATGAAGCGCGTCTTTTGAAGGCCATTGTTTTAACAAGAGAACACAAAGCCATCTACGCACAGGAGCGTGCTCGTATTCAGAAG GCTGGTGGTAGTGTGGGTTCAAATGGACGACTACAGGGTCGCCTTGAAGTTTCTAGGGCCTTTGGAGACCGCCAGTTCAAAAAG TTTGGTGTTGTTGCTACCCCAGATATCCATTCATTTGACCTTACAGAAAGAGAGCACTTCATAATTCTTGGTTGCGACGGCCTCTGGGGA GTAATTGGACCAAGTGATGCTGTTGATTTTGTTCAGAAACAGCTGAAG GAGGGATTACCTGTTATGGCTATTAGCCGCTCTCTAGTAAGAGAAGCTGTGCGTGAGCGGCGCTGTAAAGATAACTGTACGGCAATCATAATCCTATTAAGGCACAAGTAA
- the LOC101292411 gene encoding uncharacterized PKHD-type hydroxylase At1g22950-like isoform 1 has translation MSAIGNGLGNSNDSAAAFVTMASQRLRLNPNKEHKPESYDDMQLDFSPSIFSSLERYLPPNMLGMPRHDKVKFMREILLKYLPHGERNRVQKHRDYRQKIILNYQPLHKELYQLDPTITFVPTFLEAVNENTEESFRRICSEPSPGIYTFEIFQPRFCELLLAEVENFEKWVGDSKYRIMRPNTMNKYGAVLDDFGLETMLDKLMEGFVRPIAKELFPEVGGATLDSHHGFVVEYGNNRDLDLGFHVDDSEVTLNVCLGKQFTGGELYFRGIRCDKHVNSGSRPEEVFDYSHTPGYAVLHRGRHRHGAKATTSGHRVNLLLWCRSSVFREMRKYQKDFSTWCGECLHEKKERQRMSITATKQVILYRCMQIKPAYGDRHALQHIDIKLRN, from the exons ATGTCGGCGATCGGAAACGGATTGGGGAATTCGAATGATTCGGCGGCGGCGTTTGTGACGATGGCGAGCCAGCGGCTGCGGCTGAACCCTAACAAGGAGCACAAGCCGGAAAGCTACGACGACATGCAATTGGATTTCAGCCCGTCGATTTTCAGCTCGCTGGAGCGGTACTTGCCGCCGAACATGCTCGGAATGCCGAGACATGATAAGGTCAAGTTCATGAGGGAGATTCTCCTCAAGTACTTGCCCCATGGAGAACGCAACAGA GTTCAGAAGCACAGAGATTACAGGCAGAAGATTATATTGAATTACCAG CCTTTGCATAAAGAGTTATACCAGCTCGATCCCACCATCACCTTTGTCCCGACATTTCTAGAAGCAGTGAATGAGAATACTGAGGAAAGCTTCAGAAGGATATGTTCTGAACCCTCACCTGGAATATATACTTTTGAGATTTTTCAGCCACGTTTCTGTGAATTGTTATTAGCCGAG GTGGAGAATTTTGAAAAATGGGTTGGTGACTCCAAATATAGAATCATGCGACCCAATACAATGAATAAGTATGGTGCTGTTCTTGATGATTTTGGCCTTGAAACCATGCTGGACAAGCTTATGGAGGGTTTTGTTCGTCCTATAGCTAAAG AGCTGTTTCCTGAGGTTGGTGGAGCAACTTTGGATTCTCATCATGGGTTTGTGGTTGAATATGGTAACAATAGGGATCTTGACTTGG GTTTTCATGTTGATGACTCAGAAGTAACTTTGAATGTGTGCTTGGGAAAACAATTTACTGGAGGAGAGTTGTATTTCCGGGGAATACGTTGTGATAAACATGTAAATAGCGGAAGCCGTCCAGAG GAAGTCTTTGATTATTCTCATACCCCAGGATATGCTGTGCTTCATCGTGGTCGTCACAGGCATGGTGCTAAAGCCACGACATCAGGTCATCGTGTCAATTTACTTCTATGGTGCAGGAG TTCTGTTTTCAGAGAGATGAGGAAGTATCAGAAAGATTTCTCTACCTGGTGTGGGGAATGCTTGCATGAGAAGAAAGAGAGGCAACGAATGTCAATTACAGCTACCAAACAGGTAATTTTATATAGATGTATGCAAATAAAGCCAGCATATGGGGACAGGCATGCACTCCAACACATAGACATAAAGCTCAGAAACTGA
- the LOC101292411 gene encoding uncharacterized PKHD-type hydroxylase At1g22950-like isoform 2, with protein sequence MSAIGNGLGNSNDSAAAFVTMASQRLRLNPNKEHKPESYDDMQLDFSPSIFSSLERYLPPNMLGMPRHDKVKFMREILLKYLPHGERNRVQKHRDYRQKIILNYQPLHKELYQLDPTITFVPTFLEAVNENTEESFRRICSEPSPGIYTFEIFQPRFCELLLAEVENFEKWVGDSKYRIMRPNTMNKYGAVLDDFGLETMLDKLMEGFVRPIAKELFPEVGGATLDSHHGFVVEYGNNRDLDLGFHVDDSEVTLNVCLGKQFTGGELYFRGIRCDKHVNSGSRPEEVFDYSHTPGYAVLHRGRHRHGAKATTSGHRVNLLLWCRSSVFREMRKYQKDFSTWCGECLHEKKERQRMSITATKQELLLRKDDES encoded by the exons ATGTCGGCGATCGGAAACGGATTGGGGAATTCGAATGATTCGGCGGCGGCGTTTGTGACGATGGCGAGCCAGCGGCTGCGGCTGAACCCTAACAAGGAGCACAAGCCGGAAAGCTACGACGACATGCAATTGGATTTCAGCCCGTCGATTTTCAGCTCGCTGGAGCGGTACTTGCCGCCGAACATGCTCGGAATGCCGAGACATGATAAGGTCAAGTTCATGAGGGAGATTCTCCTCAAGTACTTGCCCCATGGAGAACGCAACAGA GTTCAGAAGCACAGAGATTACAGGCAGAAGATTATATTGAATTACCAG CCTTTGCATAAAGAGTTATACCAGCTCGATCCCACCATCACCTTTGTCCCGACATTTCTAGAAGCAGTGAATGAGAATACTGAGGAAAGCTTCAGAAGGATATGTTCTGAACCCTCACCTGGAATATATACTTTTGAGATTTTTCAGCCACGTTTCTGTGAATTGTTATTAGCCGAG GTGGAGAATTTTGAAAAATGGGTTGGTGACTCCAAATATAGAATCATGCGACCCAATACAATGAATAAGTATGGTGCTGTTCTTGATGATTTTGGCCTTGAAACCATGCTGGACAAGCTTATGGAGGGTTTTGTTCGTCCTATAGCTAAAG AGCTGTTTCCTGAGGTTGGTGGAGCAACTTTGGATTCTCATCATGGGTTTGTGGTTGAATATGGTAACAATAGGGATCTTGACTTGG GTTTTCATGTTGATGACTCAGAAGTAACTTTGAATGTGTGCTTGGGAAAACAATTTACTGGAGGAGAGTTGTATTTCCGGGGAATACGTTGTGATAAACATGTAAATAGCGGAAGCCGTCCAGAG GAAGTCTTTGATTATTCTCATACCCCAGGATATGCTGTGCTTCATCGTGGTCGTCACAGGCATGGTGCTAAAGCCACGACATCAGGTCATCGTGTCAATTTACTTCTATGGTGCAGGAG TTCTGTTTTCAGAGAGATGAGGAAGTATCAGAAAGATTTCTCTACCTGGTGTGGGGAATGCTTGCATGAGAAGAAAGAGAGGCAACGAATGTCAATTACAGCTACCAAACAG GAGTTGTTGCTCAGGAAGGATGATGAGTCCTAA